In Acidobacteriota bacterium, the DNA window GGATGCCAAACCCGACTACTCCACCTGGTCGTGGTTCGCCATGCTGTTCGCGGCCGGGATCGGCATCGGCCTGATGTTCTTCGGGGTGGCGGAGCCGATTACCCATTTCCGGAATCCGCCGCTCGGGATCGACGCCGCCGACACCGCCGCCGCGCAAAGGATGGCATTCGCCGCCGCTATCTTTCACTGGGGCCTGCACCCATGGGCAATGTACGCGATCGTCGCGCTCGCGCTCGCCTTCGCCGCCTACAATCTCGGGTTGCCGCTGACGCTGCGGTCGGCGTTCTACCCTGTCCTGGGCAAGGCAGTATGGGGCCGGTTCGGCCACCTGATCGATGTCCTGGCGGTGTTCGCCGCGCTCTTCGGACTGGCCACCTCGCTCGGCCTGGGCGCCGAGCAGACGGCGGCGGGGCTGGCTCATATATTCGGCGTAGCGGCCACCGGGACCACCAAGGTGCTGATAATCGCGATCATCACGTTCATCGCCGTGGCATCGGTGGTCGCCGGGATGGACAAAGGAGTCAAGCGCTTGAGTCAGGCCAACCTGCTGCTGGCCCTGCTGCTGCTCGCGTTCGTGCTGGCGGTGGGGCCGACCCTTGACCTGTTGGCCGGGTTCGCCGACAGCCTTGGCCACTACCTGGCGGCGATCGGACCCCTTAGCAACTGGGCGGGTCGGACCGACTTCGATTTCATGCACGGATGGACCACCTTCTTCTGGGCCTGGTGGCTCTCCTGGTCGCCCTTCGTCGGCATGTTCATCGCCCGGGTCTCGCGCGGCCGCACCGTGCGTGAACTCGTCGGCTGCATGCTGATCGTCCCGACGCTGGTCTCCGCGCTCTGGATGAACGTCTTCGGGGCCACCGCGCTGTCGCACTATCTCAATGGCGGCCATACCGCGGTGGTCGAGGCGGTGCAGGCCCAGCAACCGGAACTGGCCCTGTTCAAGATGCTGGAGGCGCTGCCGCTCGCCGGCGTCACCTCGACTATCGGCGTCATCCTGGTAGTCATCTTCTTCGTCACTTCGTCCGATTCCGGTTCGCTCGTCATCGACACCATCACCGCTGGAGGAAAGTTGGATGCACCGGTCGCTCAGCGCGTCTTCTGGTGCGTATTCGAAGGAATCGTCGCCATCACTCTGCTC includes these proteins:
- a CDS encoding BCCT family transporter, whose translation is MPPNDTQTDYRIGSDNIQFLGLDIHNPVFAVSSLTIIAFVGGVLAFREVAAAAFDALYAWLTSTFDWVFLGAGNIFILFCLLLVVTPLGRIRLGGPDAKPDYSTWSWFAMLFAAGIGIGLMFFGVAEPITHFRNPPLGIDAADTAAAQRMAFAAAIFHWGLHPWAMYAIVALALAFAAYNLGLPLTLRSAFYPVLGKAVWGRFGHLIDVLAVFAALFGLATSLGLGAEQTAAGLAHIFGVAATGTTKVLIIAIITFIAVASVVAGMDKGVKRLSQANLLLALLLLAFVLAVGPTLDLLAGFADSLGHYLAAIGPLSNWAGRTDFDFMHGWTTFFWAWWLSWSPFVGMFIARVSRGRTVRELVGCMLIVPTLVSALWMNVFGATALSHYLNGGHTAVVEAVQAQQPELALFKMLEALPLAGVTSTIGVILVVIFFVTSSDSGSLVIDTITAGGKLDAPVAQRVFWCVFEGIVAITLLISGGLVALQTASLVTGFPFALVLLGMCYSIWKGLRAAR